A single Drechmeria coniospora strain ARSEF 6962 chromosome 03, whole genome shotgun sequence DNA region contains:
- a CDS encoding para-hydroxybenzoate-polyprenyltransferase Coq2 encodes MLRSMRHTMTSSASRTTSLGPSGSVFTRRSLSPSTGSSLLRSNFQAKHIPKPTKSFPHGKIQLLPVIEGDHSFKSHIRSHSTRPSYAVPTSGILSKLPRAWVPYAELIRIDKPTGTYYLFFPCLFSTLMAAPMLSPLAPLGSVLGYSLLFFTGSLIMRGAGCTINDLWDRNLDTNVSRTRFRPIARGAIKPFNGLVFTGCQLLAGLAVLVQFPLPCILYGTLSLPLVATYPLAKRITHYPQFVLGLTFSWGAIMGFPALGIDLLSNSDAMTAAACLYASNVAWTVLYDMIYAHMDVGDDAKAGIKSIALKHHEDSKIVLTGLAIAQIALLAAAGVASGAGPAFFVGSCGGAMVSLGIMIKKVNLGSETDCWWWFVKGCWITGGTISFGLAADYLIREAEQTAIVK; translated from the coding sequence ATGTTGCGATCCATGAGACATACGATGACGTCCAGTGCTTCACGCACTACTTCTCTGGGACCTTCAGGGTCCGTTTTCACAAGGCGATCGCTATCACCGTCCACTGGCTCGTCATTGCTCAGATCCAACTTTCAGGCAAAGCACATCCCCAAACCCACGAAATCGTTCCCCCATGGCAAGATACAATTACTACCTGTAATTGAAGGAGACCACAGCTTTAAAAGCCATATCAGGAGTCACTCCACTCGACCATCATACGCAGTACCGACTTCGGGCATCCTATCAAAGCTCCCCCGCGCATGGGTACCCTACGCCGAGCTCATCCGCATTGACAAACCAACCGGAACATACTACCTCTTTTTCCCGTGTCTCTTCTCAACGCTAATGGCTGCTCCGATGCTGTCACCTCTCGCCCCTCTGGGATCAGTATTGGGGTATTCACTCTTGTTTTTCACAGGGTCTCTCATCATGCGTGGTGCTGGGTGTACGATCAATGATCTCTGGGACAGAAACCTCGACACAAATGTCAGTCGGACTCGCTTTCGACCGATAGCTCGCGGAGCAATCAAGCCGTTCAATGGGCTTGTATTCACCGGCTGCCAACTCCTGGCTGGTCTCGCCGTGCTGGTCCAGTTTCCCTTGCCCTGCATTCTGTATGGTACCCTCAGTCTCCCACTGGTTGCAACATACCCCTTGGCCAAGCGGATAACCCATTATCCTCAATTTGTGCTCGGCCTGACCTTTTCGTGGGGAGCAATCATGGGATTTCCCGCCCTTGGCATTGACTTACTGTCAAACTCGGATGCAATGACGGCCGCGGCCTGCCTCTATGCCTCAAATGTAGCTTGGACAGTCCTTTACGACATGATATACGCACACATGGATGTCGGAGATGATGCCAAAGCCGGCATTAAAAGTATTGCCCTCAAGCATCATGAAGACAGCAAAATTGTTCTCACTGGACTCGCTATAGCTCAGATAGCGCTtctcgctgctgctggggTCGCTTCCGGCGCTGGCCCAGCGTTCTTTGTGGGTAGCTGCGGCGGTGCGATGGTCAGTCTCGGTATCATGATTAAGAAGGTTAACCTCGGGAGCGAAACGGACTGCTGGTGGTGGTTTGTGAAGGGATGCTGGATCACTGGGGGGACCATCAGTTTTGGGCTGGCTGCTGACTATCTGATCCGGGAGGCAGAGCAGACCGCGATAGTAAAGTAA
- a CDS encoding ribosomal protein S28 has product MAGGKPRGLNAARKLRTNRKDQKWADLHYKKRALGTAFKSSPFGGSSHAKGIVLEKVGVEAKQPNSAIRKCVRVQLIKNGKKVTAFVPNDGCLNFVDENDEVLLAGFGRKGKAKGDIPGVRFKVVKVSGVGLLALWKEKKEKPRS; this is encoded by the exons ATGGCTGGAGGCAAACCCCGTGGTCTTAACGCGGCGCGAAAGCTGCGAACGAACCGGAAGGACCAAAAATGGGCCGACCTTCACTATAAGAAGCGCGCCCTGGGTACTGCTTTTAAGTCCTCGCCGTTTGGTGGCTCGTCTCACGCCAAAGGAATCGTCCTCGAGAAGGTCGGTGTCGAGGCCAAGCAGCCGAACTCCGCTATTCGAAAGTGTGTCCGAGTTCAATTGATCAAGAACGGCAAAAAGGTCACAGCTTTCG TCCCCAACGACGGCTGCCTCAACTTTGTGGATGAGAACGACGAGGTTTTGCTTGCTGGCTTTGGTCGCAAAGGCAAGGCAAAGGGTGATATCCCCGGTGTTCGGTTCAAGGTCGTCAAGGtctccggcgtcggcctgcttGCTCTGTGGAAGGAGAAGAAAGAGAAGCCTCGGTCGTAA